TCAGCATTAAGAAATATTCCGTTTGTTTTTAGCATACTGAATATTTTAGCATAAAATGCTCGTTTATCTTCATCCGTTATCAAATGATGCAGTGCCAGTGAAGATGCGACTACATCGTATTTGTCTACAGGATTCAAATCATAAAAGTCTGTGCAATGGCTCTCATAGATTGATTTGCCACCGATTTTTGTTTCAGCTATTTTCAACATGTTCTGAGAAATATCAACAATTGTAAAGATTGAGTTTGGATACTTCTCTAAAATTGCTTTTGAAATAGTTCCCGTCCCGCATCCCAAATCGAGAACCTTTATAGGATTTTCTTTTTCAAAAGGAATCGAGGATGCTAAGGAATTAACCATTTCGTTATAATAAGGGATCAATTTCAATATAATAGAATCATAAAAATGTGCTTCCTTATCAAAATGGTCTTTAATTTCGCTCATTTTATTCATATTGTTATTACTCCTTTTTGATATTAACTGACAATAAACCTAAGGATTATATTCGCAATCCTACAATTATCAAACGCAAATTGCATGATCTAATCCTGTTGACAAATTTGGGCAAAAGAAACAAA
This region of Chitinispirillum alkaliphilum genomic DNA includes:
- a CDS encoding Methyltransferase, with product MNKMSEIKDHFDKEAHFYDSIILKLIPYYNEMVNSLASSIPFEKENPIKVLDLGCGTGTISKAILEKYPNSIFTIVDISQNMLKIAETKIGGKSIYESHCTDFYDLNPVDKYDVVASSLALHHLITDEDKRAFYAKIFSMLKTNGIFLNADVVLGSNEHLQNVFMDKWISFMNKSCPMDDIYNNWLVKYKNEDKPAKLSDQIKWLEEIGFSDVDIIWKYYNFAVYGGFNKNKNDVL